From Quercus lobata isolate SW786 chromosome 1, ValleyOak3.0 Primary Assembly, whole genome shotgun sequence, one genomic window encodes:
- the LOC115990576 gene encoding uncharacterized protein LOC115990576 — MSTFVEDHNNKKRVRDDSAGSSELDSPEVKRLRENLLDFLDDSDPNPTIQELDSLMKSFEEEISSSPVPVVDLTSDSSESQPDLGYLLEASDDELGLPPSSSEEVKNALETELIRVSSDSSGIGEFWGFEDQIPSYDSFELGTGDGYNNSNAYVEFNGLFEYSDVYFDSSDFSDPTWRHETLPAQ, encoded by the coding sequence ATGTCTACCTTTGTTGAAGACCACAACAACAAGAAGCGGGTACGAGATGACTCGGCTGGGTCGTCCGAGTTAGACTCACCCGAGGTGAAGCGACTCAGAGAAAACCTTCTTGATTTTCTCGACGACTCGGATCCCAATCCCACGATTCAAGAGCTTGACTCGCTCATGAAGAGTTTCGAGGAAGAGATATCTTCTTCGCCGGTGCCGGTGGTTGACCTCACGTCAGATTCCAGCGAGTCTCAGCCGGATCTTGGGTACCTTTTAGAGGCTTCGGACGACGAGCTTGGCCTTCCACCTTCTTCGAGCGAGGAGGTTAAGAACGCGCTGGAGACTGAGTTGATCCGAGTCTCGTCTGACTCGTCTGGAATCGGCGAGTTTTGGGGGTTTGAGGACCAGATCCCGAGTTATGACTCGTTCGAGTTGGGAACTGGTGATGGTTATAACAATAGTAACGCGTACGTGGAGTTTAACGGGCTGTTCGAGTATTCCGATGTCTATTTCGATTCGTCAGATTTCTCGGATCCCACGTGGCGGCATGAAACATTGCCGGCGCAgtag